Proteins encoded within one genomic window of Haematobia irritans isolate KBUSLIRL chromosome 5, ASM5000362v1, whole genome shotgun sequence:
- the sm gene encoding heterogeneous nuclear ribonucleoprotein L isoform X5 has translation MKETAAIPGRNTAVAAFTAQGQAQGAVMMVYGLDQDTSNTDKLFNLVCLYGNVARIKFLKTKEGTAMVQMGDSVAVERCVQHLNNIPVGTKGKIQIAFSKQNFLSEVINPFLLADHTPSFKEYTGSKNNRFLSPAQASKNRIQPPSKILHFFNTPPGLTEDQLIGIFNIKEVPATSVRLFPLKTERSSSGLIEFPNIAQAVLAIMKCNHLPIEGKGTKFPFIMKLCFSSSKSMNGAWNNAANEGMIEKENDAELKQEVYN, from the exons ATGAAGGAAACCGCTGCAATACCCGGCCGCAATACAGCAGTAGCAGCATTTACCGCCCAAGGACAAGCACAG GGAGCTGTCATGATGGTATATGGTTTGGATCAGGACACATCGAACACAGACAAACTCTTCAATTTGGTATGCTTGTATGGAAACGTTGCCAGG ATTAAATTCTTAAAGACCAAAGAGGGTACAGCAATGGTGCAAATGGGCGATTCAGTGGCTGTCGAACGTTGCGTTCAACATCTAAATAACATTCCCGTTGGCACAAAAGGCAAAATTCAAATAGCCTTCTCCAAACAGAACTTTTTGTCCGAAGTTATAAATCCCTTCCTGTTGGCCGATCACACACCCAGCTTCAAAGAATATACCGGTTCAAAGAATAATCGTTTCCTATCGCCAGCCCAGGCCAGCAAAAATCGTATACAACCACCGAGCAAG attttacaTTTCTTTAATACACCACCTGGTCTCACCGAAGATCAATTGATTGGCATTTTCAATATTAAAGAGGTTCCTGCCACATCTGTCAGGCTATTTCCCTTGAAGACCGAACGTTCCTCCTCGGGTCTAATTGAATTCCCCAATATTGCCCAAGCTGTTTTGGCCATCATGAAGTGTAATCATCTGCCCATCGAAGGCAAAG GTACCAAATTCCCATTCATTATGAAGCTATGTTTCTCATCATCAAAAAGCATGAATGGAGCCTGGAATAATGCAGCAAATGAGGGCATGATTGAAAAGGAAAATGATGCCGAGCTAAAACAGGAGGTCTACAACTGA